In the Pseudonocardia cypriaca genome, one interval contains:
- the pgsA gene encoding CDP-diacylglycerol--glycerol-3-phosphate 3-phosphatidyltransferase, with product MSSAPASPPPLLNIANVLTGVRLLLVPVFLVVLFTEDGLDIGWRLAATGVFVLAAITDRFDGELARSRGLVTAFGTIADPIADKALTGSALVGLSVLAQVPWWVTIVIMGRELGITALRFWVLRHGIIPASRGGKAKTLCQAIAIGLFLLPLPELLGAATVVWVLRWAVLGIAIALTVGTGFDYVLRALRLRAAAAAAG from the coding sequence GTGAGCTCTGCACCGGCGAGTCCACCGCCGCTGCTGAACATCGCGAACGTCCTCACCGGTGTCCGGCTGCTGCTGGTACCGGTCTTCCTCGTCGTGCTCTTCACCGAGGACGGTCTCGACATCGGCTGGCGCCTCGCCGCCACCGGCGTCTTCGTGCTCGCCGCCATCACCGACCGGTTCGACGGCGAGCTGGCGCGCAGCCGCGGCCTCGTCACCGCGTTCGGCACCATCGCCGACCCGATCGCCGACAAGGCGCTCACCGGCTCCGCGCTCGTCGGCCTGTCCGTGCTGGCGCAGGTGCCGTGGTGGGTCACCATCGTGATCATGGGTCGCGAGCTGGGCATCACCGCCCTGCGGTTCTGGGTGCTGCGCCACGGCATCATCCCGGCCAGCCGCGGCGGCAAGGCGAAGACGCTGTGCCAGGCCATCGCGATCGGCCTGTTCCTGCTCCCGCTGCCCGAGCTGCTCGGCGCCGCGACCGTCGTCTGGGTGCTCCGATGGGCGGTGCTCGGCATCGCGATCGCCCTCACCGTCGGCACCGGGTTCGACTACGTGCTGCGGGCGTTGCGGCTCCGCGCAGCGGCGGCCGCCGCGGGTTGA
- a CDS encoding helix-turn-helix domain-containing protein produces MAVLMREAIGGSLRRVRMAHRRTLRDVSRRARVSLGYLSEVERGRKEPSSELLAAICEALDIALSDLLAEAAEAIAAETVAAEAARLRRPIGLRHMDLRLATATDEGPLIPTTPVGPVAPVAPRPATPQPVAPQPVALASVRAA; encoded by the coding sequence ATGGCAGTGCTGATGCGAGAGGCGATCGGCGGCAGCCTGCGACGCGTGCGCATGGCACACAGGCGCACGTTGCGGGACGTGTCACGGCGCGCGCGGGTGAGCCTCGGGTATCTGTCCGAGGTCGAGCGTGGCCGCAAGGAACCCTCCAGCGAGCTGCTCGCCGCCATCTGCGAAGCCCTCGACATCGCTCTCAGCGACCTGCTCGCCGAGGCCGCGGAGGCCATCGCCGCCGAGACGGTCGCGGCCGAGGCCGCCCGCCTGCGCCGCCCGATCGGGCTGCGCCACATGGACCTGCGCCTCGCCACCGCCACCGACGAGGGACCGCTCATCCCCACCACGCCGGTCGGTCCCGTCGCCCCGGTGGCGCCGCGTCCCGCAACCCCGCAGCCGGTCGCGCCGCAGCCCGTGGCGCTGGCGTCGGTTCGCGCCGCCTGA
- a CDS encoding PspA/IM30 family protein — protein sequence MANGFTKAWKYLMALFSSKVDEYADPKIQIQQAIEEAQRQHQALSQQAAAVIGNQRQLEMKLNRQLGEIEKLQASARQALVLADQARAAGDETTAQQREQAAQAFASQLVTSEQSVEDLKTLHDQAIQAAAQAKQAVERNSMLLQQKIAERTKLLSQLEQAKMQEQAAASLRQMTELAAPGNTPSLEEVRDKIERRYANALGQADLASNSVQARMLEVQQSTVDMAGASRLEQIRASLHGTPVAGEVTAGDTAAAPTQLNKQQQPGTA from the coding sequence ATGGCCAACGGTTTCACGAAGGCCTGGAAGTACCTGATGGCGCTGTTCTCGTCCAAGGTCGACGAGTACGCCGACCCGAAGATCCAGATCCAGCAGGCCATCGAGGAGGCGCAGCGGCAGCACCAGGCGCTGTCCCAGCAGGCCGCCGCCGTGATCGGCAACCAGCGTCAGCTGGAGATGAAGCTCAACCGGCAGCTCGGCGAGATCGAGAAGCTGCAGGCCTCCGCCCGGCAGGCGCTCGTGCTCGCCGACCAGGCCCGGGCCGCGGGCGACGAGACCACCGCCCAGCAGCGCGAGCAGGCCGCGCAGGCGTTCGCCAGCCAGCTGGTCACCTCGGAGCAGTCCGTCGAGGACCTCAAGACCCTGCACGACCAGGCCATCCAGGCCGCCGCGCAGGCGAAGCAGGCCGTCGAGCGCAACTCGATGCTGCTGCAGCAGAAGATCGCCGAGCGCACCAAGCTGCTCAGCCAGCTGGAGCAGGCCAAGATGCAGGAGCAGGCCGCCGCCTCGCTGCGGCAGATGACCGAGCTCGCGGCGCCGGGGAACACCCCGTCGCTGGAGGAGGTCCGCGACAAGATCGAGCGTCGCTACGCCAACGCCCTCGGCCAGGCCGACCTCGCGTCCAACTCCGTGCAGGCCCGGATGCTGGAGGTCCAGCAGTCCACGGTCGACATGGCAGGCGCGAGCCGCCTCGAGCAGATCCGCGCCTCGCTGCACGGCACGCCGGTGGCGGGCGAGGTCACCGCGGGCGACACGGCCGCCGCCCCCACCCAGCTCAACAAGCAGCAGCAGCCCGGCACCGCCTGA
- a CDS encoding DNA-formamidopyrimidine glycosylase family protein, with protein sequence MPEGDTVHLTAKRLRAALAGNELVRGELRHPRLVGHDLAGRTVLDVASVGKHLLTRFDDGRSLHSHLRLDGSWHLYRPGMPWQRPAHQARAVLETAERTAVGFLLHDLELLPTTEEDRLVGHLGPDLLDPAWNDDHAAEALRRFTARGESELGLVLLEQRVMAGVGNLYKTEVCFLLGLSPWTLVRDVPDPAAAITLSRDLLLRNADRPQQSTTGELARGRQHWVYERGGQRCRRCGTRIRTGKQGEGVYARATWWCPTCQPGPTRPH encoded by the coding sequence GTGCCCGAGGGCGACACCGTCCACCTCACGGCGAAGCGGCTGCGCGCCGCCCTCGCCGGGAACGAGCTGGTGCGCGGCGAGCTGCGTCATCCCCGGCTCGTCGGGCACGACCTCGCCGGCCGCACGGTGCTCGACGTGGCCTCCGTGGGCAAGCACCTGCTCACCCGGTTCGACGACGGCCGGAGCCTGCACAGCCACCTGCGCCTCGACGGCTCCTGGCACCTCTACCGGCCCGGCATGCCGTGGCAGCGGCCCGCCCACCAGGCGCGCGCCGTGCTGGAGACGGCCGAGCGCACGGCCGTCGGGTTCCTGCTGCACGACCTGGAGCTCCTGCCGACCACCGAGGAGGACCGGCTCGTCGGGCACCTCGGCCCCGACCTGCTCGACCCGGCGTGGAACGACGACCACGCCGCCGAGGCGCTGCGCCGGTTCACCGCCCGCGGGGAGTCGGAGCTGGGCCTCGTGCTGCTCGAGCAGCGCGTGATGGCCGGCGTGGGCAACCTCTACAAGACCGAGGTGTGCTTCCTGCTCGGCCTCTCCCCGTGGACGCTCGTGCGCGACGTCCCCGACCCGGCCGCCGCGATCACGCTCTCCCGCGACCTGCTGCTGCGCAACGCCGACCGTCCGCAACAGTCCACGACCGGCGAGCTGGCCCGCGGCCGGCAGCACTGGGTGTACGAGCGGGGCGGGCAGCGCTGCCGCCGCTGCGGCACCCGCATCCGCACCGGGAAGCAGGGCGAGGGCGTCTACGCCCGCGCCACCTGGTGGTGCCCCACCTGCCAACCCGGCCCGACTCGCCCGCACTGA
- a CDS encoding sensor histidine kinase, with product MVTGERERRLDAVEDRLDTVIGRYGPYAGLVVGLALSPPFLAGGPVWPWVLIGVLTPVAALWTALLTTVRPVRAERPVVGAVYMAGLIVLMAVLTYASPLFAFEAVAVYMHAFAFLRGHWRFAAVVLGAVIVSYAQVGGRFVELTPGLGIAMVVLTVANALLGGGGTYFGVFMSEQSDRRRRMIDELGAANRRLSEALDENANLHAQLLAQAREAGVLDERARLAREIHDTIAQGLTGIVTQLEAAGVADGDPVVRRRHIDTARALARESLTEARRSVDALGPRQLVEAQLPDAIADMAKRWAETSGVELIIDTTGDPRALLPELEVTLFRVAQEALANVGKHADATRVGLTLSYMDDVVVLDVRDDGRGFASGARGGAGFGLVAMEQRVRRVAGAFSVESAPGEGTALSASVPAIPAEVS from the coding sequence GTGGTGACGGGGGAGCGGGAGCGCAGGCTCGACGCGGTCGAGGACCGGCTCGACACCGTGATCGGCCGGTACGGCCCGTACGCCGGGCTGGTCGTCGGTCTCGCGCTCAGCCCGCCGTTCCTCGCGGGCGGCCCGGTCTGGCCGTGGGTGCTGATCGGTGTGCTGACCCCGGTGGCGGCGTTGTGGACGGCGCTGCTGACCACGGTCCGGCCGGTGCGCGCCGAGCGCCCGGTCGTCGGTGCGGTGTACATGGCCGGGCTGATCGTGCTGATGGCAGTGCTGACCTACGCCTCGCCGCTGTTCGCGTTCGAGGCGGTCGCCGTCTACATGCACGCGTTCGCCTTCCTGCGCGGCCACTGGCGCTTCGCCGCGGTCGTGCTCGGCGCGGTGATCGTGTCCTACGCCCAGGTCGGGGGCCGGTTCGTCGAGCTCACCCCGGGCCTCGGGATCGCCATGGTCGTGCTCACCGTCGCCAACGCCCTCCTCGGCGGCGGCGGCACGTACTTCGGCGTGTTCATGTCGGAGCAGAGCGACCGCAGGCGCCGGATGATCGACGAGCTGGGTGCCGCGAACCGGCGGCTGTCGGAGGCCCTCGACGAGAACGCGAACCTGCACGCCCAGCTGCTCGCCCAGGCTCGGGAGGCCGGCGTGCTCGACGAGCGCGCCCGGCTGGCCCGGGAGATCCACGACACCATCGCACAGGGGCTCACCGGCATCGTGACCCAGCTCGAGGCGGCCGGCGTGGCGGACGGTGATCCCGTGGTGCGGCGCCGGCACATCGACACCGCCCGCGCGCTCGCCCGCGAGAGCCTCACCGAGGCCCGCCGTTCGGTCGACGCGCTCGGGCCGCGCCAGCTCGTGGAGGCGCAGCTGCCCGACGCGATCGCCGACATGGCGAAGAGGTGGGCGGAGACCAGCGGCGTCGAGCTGATCATCGACACGACGGGCGATCCCCGCGCGCTGCTGCCGGAGCTGGAGGTCACGTTGTTCCGGGTGGCGCAGGAGGCGCTCGCCAACGTGGGAAAGCACGCCGATGCCACTCGCGTCGGGCTCACGCTGTCCTACATGGACGACGTGGTGGTGCTCGACGTCCGCGACGACGGGCGCGGGTTCGCGTCCGGTGCGCGCGGCGGAGCCGGGTTCGGGCTGGTCGCGATGGAGCAGCGGGTGCGCCGCGTGGCGGGCGCCTTCAGCGTGGAGAGCGCGCCGGGCGAGGGCACGGCGCTGAGCGCGAGCGTGCCGGCGATCCCGGCGGAGGTCAGCTGA